Genomic DNA from Nitrospirota bacterium:
AACATGGTATTCCTGTTTCGATCGTAAATAAGGTCAAAGAGGGCAGACCGCACATTGTTGATCATATAAAGAACGGAGATATTGCGCTCGTCGTCAATACTGTCGGAGATATGAAATCAAAGGACGATTCTTATTCCATAAGGAGGAGCGCACTGACAAGGGGCATCCCCTACTATACAACAATATCAGGTGCAAAAGCTGCTGTAAGCGGTATTGAGGCACTTCAGAAGAGGAGTATTGAAATAAAAAGTATTCAGGAGTATCATAAGGTTTAAACGGAGATAGTGATGTGAAGAGGCCTATTACAAAAGAGGGTTATCAAAAACTTAAAGAAGAACTTGAGAGATTCAGGAAGGTCGAGCGGCCAAAGAATATCCAGGACATAGCAGAGGCGAGGGCGCATGGTGATCTTTCTGAGAATGCTGAATATTCTGCAGCCAAGGAGCGCCAATCATTTATAGCGGCACGAATTTCAGACCTCGAACATAAGATTGCCACTTCAGAAATAATAGATATTACCAGACTCGAATCTAATAAGGTCGTATTTGGAGCAACTGTATCACTAATTGACCTCTTCAAAGGAGAGCAGAAGAGATACACTATAGTTGGTGAGGACGAGATAGACTTGAAATCCGGTAAAATATCCCACAGCTCACCGGTTGGCAGGGCTCTTATAGGAAACAGG
This window encodes:
- the greA gene encoding transcription elongation factor GreA, with product MKRPITKEGYQKLKEELERFRKVERPKNIQDIAEARAHGDLSENAEYSAAKERQSFIAARISDLEHKIATSEIIDITRLESNKVVFGATVSLIDLFKGEQKRYTIVGEDEIDLKSGKISHSSPVGRALIGNRVGDVVTIKAPAGDREYEIQGISFGE